The genomic window caacagccaagactgagccaggctgaagccagcagccaggagctgctgggtctcccacaagagtgcaggggcccaagcacttgggccaccttccactgctttcccaggcacattagcaggaagctggagtggaagtgaagtagctgggattgaactggtgtccatatgggatgcctgtgtagcaagcagtggcttaatccattatgccacaatgctggccccaggaatattCTTTTCATTCCTTTGACAATTAATCAAAAAGGAAGTTGAGTCAGCATGGCCCATTCCCCGAGTCGCTTTCGTGTTAGTAGCACAGAATACGACAGATGAAGTCATTTACAAAGAAGACAAACATGTTTGGCTCCGGGTCCTGGAAGCTGGGACTGTCCAAGGTTCAAGGTCAAGGGCCCGCCTGCTGTGCTGCCATGAGAGCACGCATATGAGAGAGGAGAGCTGGTGGCCACACTTGCTTTCCCCCCCACAGGCCCGCGATGGACGTCACGACTCCCCCGGTGAAGGCAGGAATCCATGCCTGAGGCAGAGCCCTGCGGGCCTGAGCCACCTCCCGACCCTGTGGCACTGGGACCAACTTTCCGACAAAGCAACTCTCCCTGCACCCGTGGCAGCCGGGCTGGGTCCCCTGAGCCAGGGTTTAGGGTTCTGCAAAGAAACCGAGCCTAGAGGATCGGCTCGGGAGTTTACTTTCAGGAATGGGCTTGTGTGTTGGGAAAGCGGCGAGCGCTGCAGCCGCCGGAGAGCCAGGAGAGCCCGTGGTTTGGCTGCCATCCATCGCCGCAGGCACCAGGCCCGGGAAAAGCCAGCGCCACCCTCCACGTGCAGAGGCCGGGGGAGCTGGTGGCCCCGCTGAGGGCGCTCAGGCAGAGGGAACTGGCTCTTCCTCAGCCTTTTTGTTCTATTAAGGCTTTCGACTGACTGCGTGAGACCCGCCCACAGTGCAGAGGGCAATCTGCCATGCCTTAGTCAACCGGTTACTTGTCTGGAACACCCTCATGCACCCAGCCAGAATAAGGTTTGGCCAAATGGCGGGGCACCTGTGGCCTGGTCTCCAGTTGACACATGAAATTAACCCCCACAGTCCCCAAGCTGGGCTTGCGAGAGAACGAAGAGGAAGCAGGCAGTGCGCAGCcagtgttgcggcacagcaggttaagccaccgcctctgacgccagcatcccatagcagagtcctggttcgagtcccagctgctctgcttctcttgCAACTCTCTGCCAGCGGGCCCAGGAAGACAGAAGTAGATaggccgagtgcttgggcccctgccgcccattcgggagccctggatggagctcctggctcctggcgtcagcctgatccagccctggctgttgccgtcTTTTGGGGAATGGAGCAGATGGGAAGGGCACTGTGGGTGGAGGCCAGCAGCTGCCCTGCCGTGCAGCCTAGGTGGTGCTGAGTCTTTGGGAACAGCAGTAACTCAGTGTGGCGCtacggggcagggggtgggaggtcTGGGGCACGGAACGGGGAGCACCGGTAGGATTGCATCAGAGAGCAGGGGTTTGGGTTGGCCAGGTGGGTTTTAGTGGCAATGGAGCCCTGGAGCTCACCTGTGCAGGAGGCGGCTGGCTGAGCTGAGAGGACCAGAGAGAGGTGGACACGTCCATCAGAGCTGCAGAGGCGTTGGCAGCACCTGTGTGGCTCTGAAGCCATtcggaggggcagggagagggcagagccagCAAGCTGGGCCAGAGGCGAAAGACAAGAGGGGTGGGGTACAGCTGTGCCCCTCACGACTCTCACTTGGTCCCCAATTCCAGGTGGGCCTGTGTGACCTGGCCGGCCAGGGAGGACGCTGGAGCCAGGCGAGCTCACGCCTGGCCCGTGTGGAGAGTGTGGTGTGGGGGAACCAGAGGCAGCGCCCACAGTTCCTAACCTCTTCTTGCACAATCGACTGTCAGGAAATAGGCAGGGTAGACTCCAGGGGAAAGCCCAGGCTGGCCTGTGTTTGTTGTGTCCACATGAACCGGGTCCAGCTGTGGATGGCCGCATCCAGAACGTGCAGCTGCCTGGTGCTGGGAAACTGAGGaaaaggaggaagtggggagagcaggggaaagcTGGCGGCTGGGGCCCAGTCTGCTGCCTGGCCGGGATGTGGCTCGGAGGGTGACTTTTCTCTCTGGGCAAAATGGGGCTGCAtgccctgccctgctggccaGCCAGGGACAGGACGATTGTTCCAGAAGGGCAGGGGGAACCGTACAAGAAGGCATGGTGCTCGGCTGCTTGTGACCTAGAGAATCTGCAGTGTCATACGGTTTGCCTGGGTAGCAGTGCCATGGGGAGTAGTAATGGCTGCAGGGCTGTGAACTCTGAACACAGCTCCGTGCTACGCGTGCTGTGTTCTGTCTGCCCCACGACCCGGGAGCTGCGTGTGAAGATCCTGGCTTTTCAGATGAGGGAAGTGAAGTTCAGAAAGGTTATGTAAATTTCCCAAGATCACAAGACAGGATTTGAACTTGAAACCTCTTTTGTGCATTGCCTCACCCCAGACACGAAGTTCCTAATTCGGACCGTTTGTTCTGCCAGTGTATTCCTCGTGGTTGGTGGAAGGGGACAGCTGGTCGGTTCTCAGACGCACAGCTAAGGGCTGCCCAGGGCGAGGGGAAATACAAGGTGACTGTTTCAGGAATCGAGCGGCTTCAGACGGGTGCATTTCCCTGCAGTATGGCCTACCGCCACATGGCCTCATCTTGCCGGGCCATTCTTTCCCTCCTCTGCAGAGTGGGGAAATCACCCCTCCTCCTGACCCTGCAGGACACCTGCTTTTGCCTTTTGCCTGCAGGAGGGGCATGGCCTGCAACCACTGAAGAGCACAAGCGGTCTCAGCTGTGAACTCCTTCCCGGCTTGAGGGCGACCTGATGGCGATGCTTAGGGTCTCAGCAGACCCTAGACGGTCTTTGCTTCACTTAGCAAGCACTGTACAAATACGAGCTAGCTGAAGCCTGATAATAACCCAGCGCAGTCAGTACTGTTAGCCCCATTTTACAAGCTGAATTACTGGGGCTCTGAGAGTTATGgcacttgttcaaggtcacacagctaggaacTGGTAAAGCCAGGGGAGTGCTGCATCACCATCCGCTCCTGCTCTGAGGattcttctgtctctttccttcccaaAAACTTTTTTGGGAGAGGccaacagacagagagagagagggagagagatactaACAAAGTGATCTCCCATTGGCTGATTTgttccctaaatgccagcaacaggtagggcagggctgggccaaagccaggaccctggaattcaATGAGGGTCTGCCATATGGGggggcgggggcccaagtactacaGCTGCCATCACTGCTTCCAGGGtgcacctgagcaggaagctggcatcagaagcggagctgggactcgaactcgcacactccagtatgggatatgcaCCTTCCAAGCGGTGTcctaatcactgtgccaaatccctgcctccccacaaacagatggagagacaggctAGGCAGATCTGGCCCAGGACCTCAATCCACAGAGGCTCCGAGCTTGCCTGGAATATAAGGAGATGGGGAAATGGTCCTGTGTTGGGGGGTTGAGGGGAGAAACTCCGTGGATAGCATCACGGGTGGTCAGTGAGACCCccctggggcgggggctgagCAGCGTGAGCACGGTGAAGACCACGCACAGCCCTTGGTCTTTCTTCAGAAGGCGAGGCGCTCTCTGCTCACGCTCCTCCCACGGACACTGTCCTTGGCGTTCCGCCATGCACAAGCGGGGGGCCTTGCAGACCAGGCCTCAATAGAAAAACCATAGATATCAAAAGTATGTAATGAAGCTGACATTGAAAACTactttctttaatttgaaagagagacatagaaatcATAGAAAtattgagagagggagaatcttctatctgctggttcacttcccaagtgcctgaaacaggtggggctgggccaggtcaaagcccggactctgaaactccatccaggtgccccacgtgagtgggaggggccccaggacatgagccgtcacctgctgcctcccaggctgtgtgtcAGTAGGAAGCCGGAAtctagggcagagccaggactcaagtcctggtgctccaatctgggatgtgcatgtcccaagtggtgtttttttttttttttttttaagatttatttatttatttacttgagggacaaagttacagacagagagagggagagacacagagagagatcttccatccactggttcacaccccaagtagccacaatggctggagttgggccaatccgaagccaggatccaggagcttcttccatgtctcccacatgagtgcagggctccaagcacttgggccatcttctgttgctttcccaggccatagcagagggctggatcagaagtggagcaactgggacttgaaccggtgcccatatgggatgccggcactgcaggcggaagcttagcccagtacaccacagcgccggcccaagtggcattttaatcaCTGCACTAAATGTGTGcccctgaaattttaaaattgaagtcAAAAAGCTTTTTGCAACTAAAAAGCATTCAGGAGACTAATATTCAAACGTTTGGTGTCAGTGTCACGGCAATCAGATTCATACTGAATGTGTGTGCCAACCACCTAGATGCAAACTTAGGAGTAATAGGACTGATTTAATATTGCAAAAATGTTTCTCAGCTGTCTTGTGCCACTGTTGcaaatactgcttatttctaACTCAGGAGGACTTCCCCACCCACGGGTTGCAAGAAGATGGGCTCCCAGCATGCCTGAGATACAATTTAATAGTGCATTTATTGCATGTGTGCTGATAGGAGGAATTAGGACGtcaattaatttgtattttctctttttaacaaaaattttatttatttacttatttgaaaggcagagtgacagagagagaggtagggacacagagagaaagagttcttccatccactggttcactccccaaagggctgcgatggtgggggctgggctgaagccagaaggctggaGCTCCCACcatggtctcccacctggatggccagggcccaagcacttgaactatcacctgctgctttcccaggcacattatccagaagctggatcagaagtggagcagccaagacttgaaccagtgctcagatgagatgctggcgtcacaggtggtggctcaacctgctgtaccccaacaccagcccccagatgtgAACTACAGACCACACAAAAACATGAGAAAGTATTCAATTTACAGGAAATGAGCAAGAATACAAAATTGTGAATATACCATCGCAAGCTGATTCCTGCGGCAGTCCACTCACTCCCGGGGTAGCAGTGCAAATGGGCAGTGCACCCACTCCCACAGCATTTCGCCAATGTTCGCTATCCGCCGGGCTTATTCCAGGACTGGGGATGTGGCACTGAAGTTCCCCACCTAGTGGCTGGGGGGTTGGGGGGCCGCACGGGGGACAGCAAGGAGTAGGTCTCAGCATACATTTACTGGAAACACAGGCTCCACTTGTGTCCATTTTGGGGAAtgtccctgcctccagccccggGCTGGGGCTCCATTGAACTTCTGCCCTTTCGCACTTGTTCCCACCTTTGCTTGGAACTCAATGTCTCGTTTCCCACCCCCAGTATCCGGGGCACCTGCTCTGATGCATTCGGTGTTGATTTAGGTCTTGCTCAACTCTGGGAGCTCAGAGAATGAAAACCTGGGAGCccactgaggaggaggaggctcccTCTATTGGAATCTGTGGACTCACACACTCCAGGCTGCCAGTCACCTGGGCCTTGAATAAGCCAGACTCAGGTTTGGTAACCTCTCTCTCAGGGTCAGTCATCCACGGTAAACTTGGACTTGACAGCTGTACCTTGCTTCCGGCCCAGGGGAAGGTTTTGTGCAAAGTATTTCCTAAGCGTGCAGGCGGGATTGCGTcatggctggggcgggggcgggggcgggccctCCCTGGGCCCCACCTGCCCTTCCCACAGCGCACTATAAAGGTGGCTGTGCCCTCCAGCCACCAGCTCTGCCTGGCTCCAGCGCCTCTGTGTCTCagcatggccctgccctgggccctcgcCGTCCtgagcctcctccctctgctgcaTGCCCAGGACCCAGCGTGTGCCAACTTCTCGACCAGCCCTATCACCAATGCCACCCTGGACCAGGTGAGTGTCGGGGCCAGGGTGGGCAGCCGCTGTCCCTCTCGCTGTGCTCAGCCCCTTCATCcttgctctgcccctcccctcctggtTCGCAGGATGAAATTCTGACAAGCTTGGGGAATCGGGGTGGCACTCCCCAGACTCCCTGCTGCACAGTCCCTCAACAAGGGACAATTCTGTGCAGGGCACGGAGAGGCCACTCGTGGGGGATGCCTGACCCCCGGCGTGAGCCCCTGCCTGTCCGCTCCCCACCTGGGGCCTCCGTTTCCCTGTTTGCAAATTGGATGGAAAGCTCTATCCAGATCTTGCGGCTGCCGACTGCCCCAGACTTAGCTCCGAGCCCCCGTCAgcgccccctctcctccccagctctCCCACAAGTGGTTTTTTACCGCCTCGGCCTTCCGGAACCCCAAGTACAAGCAGCTGGTGCAGCATACCCAGGCGGCCTTTTTCTACTTCACCGCCATCAAAGAGGAGGACACCTTGCTGCTCCGGGAGTACATAACCACGTGAGTCCCCATGCCAGCCCACCCAGGGCCCTGCTTCCGAGCAAGTCCCTCCGTCCCCAGGGCCTTGGCCTTCCCAAGCGTGGAATGGGGAGGGTCGATTCTAATCTCCATTCGTGCCTGACCGCTTTTCCTTGACCATCTTGCTGTTTGTCTCTCACCTCCCGTCTGGCTGTAGGAACAACACGTGCTTCTATAACTCCAGCATCGTGAGGGTCCAGAGAGAGAATGGGACCCTCTCCAAACACGGTGAGCCCTGGGCCCGAGGCAGGAGGCCTCGGACAGAGGCCCCGGAGGCTTCGGGCACGGAGAACACGGGACAGGCTGACTGTGATCACAGAGCAGCCAGCAGTTCTGACTTCTTACTCTGTGCCGGCTGCTGTTTGGAGGGCTTTGCATGAATGAACTCACTTGATTCTCACAAACAATCCTAAGAGGACAAGGACCAGAAAACAGGAATCAGAGATGCCAAGTAATTCCCCTGGGGTCACACAGCTCATGCTTAGAACTAGAATTCAAACCCAAGGCTGCCTCCccgtcttcctcttcctcttccttaaaCCACTGTTTAAACACTTTGGAAGCTATGGGTGGAGCCTATTTtttaaaggtgatttttttttaaagatttacttatttatttgaaagtcggagttatacagagagagaaggagaggcagagagagaggtcttccattccactggttcacttcccaattggccgcaatgatcagagctgcgctgatccgaaaccagaagccaggagcttcttccgggtgtcccacgtgggtgcagggacccaagggcttgggccatcttctactgcttccccaggccatagcagagagctggatcagaagtggagcagctgggactcgaaccagtatctATATGgaatggcggcactgcaggcagcagctttacccactacgccaaagcGCTGGCCCTGGAGCCTATTTTTTTACACACCCACTACTCCCACAgagacagcacacacacacccatggggCTGACCAGACACCACTCAGCGGACCCCTGAGCCTCAtctccctcatctgtgaaatgggcatgtAGGCCCTGACAGCCAGAGCCTATATTTATCACCAAGCGCTCAGTgccagcctggcacacagcagggttGGGCACGCCAGGACGGCTGGGATCCTTCCCTGGTGATCCATAGCCCTGGCACGCCAGGGCCTCCTCCATTGAGATGGTGACCGTTGTGCCGTCTCCTCGTCTCACCGGAGGCCTCTCTCCTGCAGACGGCATACGAAATAGCGTGGCCGACCTGCTGCTCCTCAGGGACCCCGggagcttcctccttgtcttcTTCGCTGGGAAGGAGCAGGACAAGGGAATGTCCTTCTACAGTAGGTGCCCCGGCAGCCACACCCCGCCCCCGGCCTGCCCTGACTCCACCCACCCTGGGGActgggctcccagccccctggccctgcctggcctccctcctgggcctgcaCACAGTTGCCTCGCTTCCCCTGCAGCCGACAAGCCCAAGGCCAGCCCGGAACAACTGGAAGAGTTCTACGAAGCCCTCACATGCCTGGGCATGAACAAGACGGAAGTCGTCTACACTGACTGGACAAAGGTAAAGCCAGGGGGCTGCGCAGTGCCCGCCGCAGGCAACCTCATAGGCCCAGAGAGGGAAagtggctcagcccaggctgcgCAGAGAGGCAGGTGGCTTGCTTTGAAGGACCCATTGCTGAGTCAGAGTCCCCGGGGCTGTGGGTGAGAGTCCGGCCGGGAGCAGTCCCTGTGAACTCGGGGTGCAGATGCCTAGGACCTGTCAGGCTTACAGGAAGGGAGCAGGCAGAACCAAGGGAGAGActcggccccaccccacccccacaactGTGTAACACCTGCATCGCGGAGAATCCAGGCTGCGGTTTTCCATGTCACGCAAACTGCAGCAAGTCCCGGGTTTGTGAATCACCTGTGCACTGATCTCCTtactacttttctttctttcacgcTGTGTTGAGTGAAAGGTTTTCCTTGGCATTGCCCTCGCCATCTTACCTGCAAATCCCCAGAGCCCATGAGCTGGTCACTGTTCCTCTGATGGATACACCTCGCTTTCATGACCATTCAAACCCAGCGGTCCCCACCTGCTTGGCCTCTGAGTCCTCCCCAGGACCAcacccccttccccaccctggcTGCCATCCTCAGAGCCCAGGGTTTAGGAGCCGCAGCCACAGGGGTGGGTGCCGCTGGTGCAcagcctgcctcccccaccagcGGCAGAGACTGTCAGGAATCCAGCAGACACGcagcggggttgggggaggggacgtGAAGGGATTGGGGTTGGGGAGTGAGCTGCCACACCCCAAGCGCTCAGGAAATGCCACTGGTCCTTGAGGGCCCGGGCCCCTATTTTAGGGGTGCCTAGACCAGGCTGCGGGAGGGAAATGACTTACTCGCCATGTTCCCTGCAGGGAGCGGCAGGGCTAGGGTTAGAACCCTGTGCCCTCACTGCACTTGCTTGTCCCGTCTCCTAGGATCTGTGCGAGCCGCTGGAGAAGCAACacgaggaggagaggaagaaggaaaaggcagagtcatagggcccaccccctgcacctgcctttttgtttgttttgtaaatcTCTGTTCTTTCCCATGGTTGCATCAATAAAACTGCTGGACCAGTCAGGTTGTCATTCATTCGTTCGTTCATTCATGGCGAAGCCTGGTCTGGAGGGAGCCCCATCGGGGTCCAGGATGAGCCCCGCCCCTGGTTGGGAGGGCCCCTGCTGGAGTACCTGGCACATAGGCCAGGCTGGGTGCCAATCACCACCGTGCTGCGGGTGCCCCTGCACCGGAAGCTGTGACTGGCAATCAGACATCGGGGAGGGGCCCGACAGGAGGCAGGAAGGCCTGGGAGGAGGCTGAGTCAGGCATCCTGGCTGCAGGAGGTTGCCCAGGCAAGGCGGGGTGATGCAGGGGACTTGGGGCCAAGGTCAGAGGGGCTGGGTCCCTCCATGCAAGTGTCCTCAGGGTGCCCACCTGAGACACCTGGGAGATGATTTGGGGCCCTTGGGGTGCAGCTTGAGGCTTGGCACAAAAGCTGGAGCCAGATGCTGGAATTCCGGTTACTCCCTGACCCCACAGGGGCTCCTGATCCACGGCTGCTGTGCAGCGGGGAAAGCAGCACCACTTGGCTGGCAGGAGGGTTGGGGCTGACGCGCCCAGGCCTGTGTGTGGCTGCCTCAGCCACCAGTGCAGGATCTGCAGCCCAGGCCCCAAGCCCATTCCTGCGACTTTATGCACCTGTGCCCTTTGGGCCTCCCCTCTGAGAGCACAGCCCCCAGGCCCAAGAGTCCAtcagctgtggccactgctgtggccagggacatCCCAGGTCCCCCACTTCCCAGCCTGGTGTCCTCAGAACACAGGTGGACAGAGGTGCCTCTCGGTGCCCAGAGGGTCTGGACATGGGGCTCAGAATCTATGCGAAATCTTTCTATGTTGCTGTCACTTGCGGTGGGATGCCACTGCGGAGACCACTCAAGGAAACAGACGCAGGTGCTGGTGAGCCGGGGACGTGAGAGAGCAGAGCAGTGAGGGCGACGGGTGAGGACACCAGGTGGAGAGGGGTCAGGGCTGCAAAGAAAAACCCCAAGAAGGTCCAGGGAGCAAGACACAGGCACAAAACCTATGGCCGGGGCATCAGACAGACAGGAGAGCAAAGCCCGGCGCTCTCCCCAGCCAGCTCTGGCAGAGGCCCCGTGCAGCctcactctgcttctctgtgaaatgggggcagGCGGGTTCAAGGACACGCCAGGTGCTTAGCTCTGGGATCAGGGTCCGGCAGGTGCTCTGGGAGCGGCAGCTGTGTTTGCAACCGAAAGCAGCGCTGGAGAAGTCCAGGCTCAGGCTTTTGCAAACAACGGCTTGCTGTGTGTCTTGTGCTATCTCTGGCCTCAGCACCTGCCACCTTGGCCAGATGGACTCTCCTCGCACGCCTGCCCAGCTGGAAGGTTTGTGGTGCTGAGCTAAGCAGAGGGGGAGGGCTGGGAAGACGGAGCAccagggggaggcaggcagagtcAGGAGGTGCGCACACCTGTAACAGGTGCACTGGGGAAGCCGGCCCGGGCATCCAACCTCCCATCTGCAAACTGGACTTTAGGATTCCCAGGCAGACGGCACCCTCTCAGACATGGGCAGCTTTTTTGTAAGAgcaatattcattcatttcttcttcatttgctcttataatgaaaatagatttttttaatgccTCAAATATACACACATCAACTGATGCACACACATTCCAGAAATGCTGAGGTATGCGCTGCtatggggtggggagtgggagatggccaGGCCTCACAGCCACAGTCCTGCCCCAGACCGGGGCCTGGCAGGCAGCTGGCCACTCTCAACGCCGCTGGCATCTTGGGAAGGGCTGGGGCCTCGGGAGGACACACCGAGAGGGACAGTGTGGACGGGGTGGTGTCCATCCCAGGAGGCCCACGGAGAGGCCTGTGCAGCCTGGGAGAAGGGGGCACGTGTCCCGCTGGGGCTCCAACGTCCTAAGATGGCCCACAGGTACCCAAATgctaggagccaggtctcccgccAGGCTGctcagaggtgggggtgggggttgctcCAGGGGTCTGGGCCTTTCCTCCTAAAGGGAACTCAAGGCCAGGAATATGCCCCAGTTTAGAAAACTGTCCATATGTGTATAAAAGACATCTTATTAGCGGGAGGGGCACATGTGCAGGACCAGGAGAGTCCCAGAGGTGCCACTAGGCACAGGTGGCCTTGGTCACAGCATCCCTGGGGGGCTGGTCCCCCTGGGAAGTTACTGCCCTAGGAGAGCAGGCCAAGGCCCCATCCAGTTTGGAtgcagggaggcagggcaggcggGGCCCGTGCTGGAGGGAGACCACGCCCGGGACGTGGGCGTCAGTGGTTGCAGCTGACTCCTGGCCTGGGGGTCCGCAGGGGCACCTGCCCTCTTGTCCCCATCTGGCTCGGAGCCTCCAGAGAGAGTCAGAAGAGGCAGGAGCCGC from Oryctolagus cuniculus chromosome 1, mOryCun1.1, whole genome shotgun sequence includes these protein-coding regions:
- the ORM1 gene encoding alpha-1-acid glycoprotein precursor; its protein translation is MALPWALAVLSLLPLLHAQDPACANFSTSPITNATLDQLSHKWFFTASAFRNPKYKQLVQHTQAAFFYFTAIKEEDTLLLREYITTNNTCFYNSSIVRVQRENGTLSKHDGIRNSVADLLLLRDPGSFLLVFFAGKEQDKGMSFYTDKPKASPEQLEEFYEALTCLGMNKTEVVYTDWTKDLCEPLEKQHEEERKKEKAES